A single region of the Nocardioides sp. W7 genome encodes:
- a CDS encoding acyl-CoA dehydrogenase family protein, translating into MSARRVLPSEEAVDLVRLVRRIAADELAPRAAAAEAAGEFPREVFRMLGRTGLLGLPYPEEYGGGGLSYEVYLQVLEEIGAVWASVGVGVSVHALSCFGLATRGTEEQRLRWLPEMLGGDLLGAYCLSEPHAGSDPAAMTTTARLIGDEYVISGAKAWTTHGGEADFYKVMARTSASPGGRDGISCFLVPADSTGLTADRPEDKMGLTGSTTATMRFDGVRVPVERRLGAEGEGLRIALAGLDSGRLGIAAVATGLAQGALDAAIAYAQQRTTFGKRIIDHQGLGFLLADMEAAVASARATTLHAARLKDTGLPFSREASIAKLIATDQAMKVTTDAVQVLGGAGYTKDFPLERYMREAKVMQIFEGTNQIQRLVIARGLDTTDQGAIVSLPDRA; encoded by the coding sequence GTGAGCGCTCGTCGTGTGCTGCCGTCCGAGGAGGCCGTCGACCTGGTCCGGCTGGTGCGCCGGATCGCCGCCGACGAGCTCGCCCCACGCGCCGCCGCGGCCGAGGCCGCCGGCGAGTTCCCCCGCGAGGTCTTCCGGATGCTCGGCCGGACCGGGCTGCTCGGCCTGCCCTACCCCGAGGAGTACGGCGGTGGCGGCCTGTCGTACGAGGTCTACCTGCAGGTGCTGGAGGAGATCGGCGCGGTGTGGGCCAGCGTCGGCGTCGGGGTCTCCGTGCACGCCCTGTCCTGCTTCGGGCTCGCCACCCGGGGCACCGAGGAGCAGCGACTGCGCTGGCTGCCCGAGATGCTCGGCGGCGACCTGCTCGGCGCCTACTGCCTCTCCGAGCCGCACGCCGGATCCGACCCGGCCGCGATGACCACCACCGCCCGCCTGATCGGCGACGAGTACGTCATCTCCGGAGCCAAGGCCTGGACCACCCACGGCGGCGAGGCCGACTTCTACAAGGTCATGGCCCGCACCTCCGCCAGCCCCGGCGGCCGCGACGGCATCTCCTGCTTCCTCGTCCCGGCCGACAGCACCGGCCTCACCGCCGACCGGCCCGAGGACAAGATGGGGCTGACCGGCTCCACGACCGCCACCATGCGCTTCGACGGCGTCCGCGTCCCGGTCGAGCGACGCCTCGGCGCCGAGGGCGAGGGCCTCCGGATCGCCCTGGCCGGCCTCGACTCCGGCCGTCTCGGCATCGCCGCCGTCGCCACCGGCCTGGCCCAGGGCGCCCTGGACGCCGCCATCGCCTACGCCCAGCAGCGCACCACCTTCGGCAAGCGCATCATCGACCACCAGGGCCTGGGCTTCCTGCTCGCCGACATGGAGGCCGCCGTCGCCTCCGCCCGCGCCACCACCCTGCACGCCGCCCGCCTCAAGGACACCGGCCTGCCGTTCTCCCGCGAGGCCTCCATCGCCAAGCTGATCGCCACCGACCAGGCGATGAAGGTCACCACCGACGCCGTCCAGGTCCTCGGCGGCGCGGGCTACACCAAGGACTTCCCCCTCGAGCGCTACATGCGCGAGGCCAAGGTCATGCAGATCTTCGAGGGCACCAACCAGATCCAGCGCCTCGTCATCGCCCGCGGCCTGGACACCACCGACCAGGGCGCGATCGTCAGCCTGCCGGACCGAGCCTGA
- a CDS encoding SpoIIE family protein phosphatase yields the protein MSAHTPAYAAADLTNCDREPIHLPGAIQPHGVLLAVDAERWQVVMASDNVATMLGVDLTTVLGSSLASLLGTEAEDAIRASVEGERAEVLNLHLDALATRGARLPAYVDAAVHRSGDRVVVELEGADRQAAALLSYRAARGAMQRLARTGSVVELSEGLVAEIAELTGFDRVMVYRFDEDWNGEVIAERRRSDLNAFVGLHYPATDIPAQARRLYTANWIRLIADISYTPVPIVPVLDPGTGSPLDLSHSTLRSVSPIHLEYLSNMGVTASMSVSLVVDGQLWGLIACHHYSGAHALSLDVRAASEFLGQVASQLVAERERADARDDVRRAEELLAEVQAATSSSPAPLKALMETAELAELMGAGGVALCFDGRVTTLGTVPDEASVRRIAELLRRPESLPGGSAHLAALDPELAAVAETAAGALVIGSAPDRWLCWVRPELPEVVDWGGDPTNKQLALAADPQVRLSPRKSFEKWQQVVRGHSAGWRPWHLDNAVALASHLASLLYVNSREQVGLAESLQRSVIPAEPPRVPGLELAARYLPASTFQLGGDWWDAFELPGGRMAFVVGDVAGHGVAAATTMTQLRAAVRAHLFGDESPAVVLDRTDRFMDGLFEQIIATAIVGTVEPATGRMVLAAAGHPPPFLIVDGVASELHVATRPVLGLGVSGAVETELVLAPGSTLLLYTDGLIERRGVDLGTSLAMLADLAGGGPDGAGMEAWVDGMLLAAPGARDDDTTVLAIRLGPAG from the coding sequence GTGTCCGCGCACACCCCGGCGTACGCCGCCGCGGACCTGACCAACTGCGACCGCGAGCCGATCCACCTTCCCGGGGCGATCCAGCCGCACGGCGTGCTGCTCGCGGTCGACGCCGAGCGGTGGCAGGTCGTGATGGCCTCGGACAACGTCGCGACGATGCTGGGCGTCGACCTGACGACGGTGCTGGGTTCCTCACTGGCGTCGCTGCTGGGGACCGAGGCCGAGGACGCGATCCGCGCGTCGGTCGAGGGGGAGCGGGCCGAGGTGCTCAACCTGCACCTCGACGCGTTGGCGACCCGCGGGGCGCGGCTGCCGGCGTACGTCGACGCCGCGGTGCACCGCTCCGGCGACCGGGTGGTCGTCGAGCTGGAGGGGGCCGATCGCCAGGCCGCGGCGCTGCTCTCCTACCGGGCCGCACGGGGCGCGATGCAGCGCCTGGCCCGGACCGGCTCGGTGGTCGAGCTCTCCGAGGGCCTGGTCGCCGAGATCGCCGAGCTGACGGGCTTCGACCGGGTGATGGTCTACCGCTTCGACGAGGACTGGAACGGTGAGGTGATCGCGGAGCGGCGCCGGTCCGACCTCAACGCGTTCGTCGGGCTGCACTACCCGGCCACCGACATCCCGGCCCAGGCGCGCCGGCTCTACACCGCCAACTGGATCCGGCTGATCGCCGACATCTCCTATACCCCGGTCCCGATCGTGCCGGTGCTCGACCCGGGCACGGGCAGTCCCCTCGACCTGTCCCACTCGACGCTGCGCAGCGTCTCCCCGATCCACCTCGAGTACCTCTCCAACATGGGGGTGACGGCGTCGATGTCGGTCTCCCTGGTCGTCGACGGCCAGCTGTGGGGGCTGATCGCCTGCCACCACTACTCGGGGGCACACGCCTTGAGCCTCGATGTCCGGGCGGCGTCGGAGTTCCTCGGCCAGGTCGCCTCGCAGCTGGTCGCCGAGCGGGAGCGGGCCGACGCCCGTGACGACGTGCGCCGGGCCGAGGAGCTACTCGCGGAGGTGCAGGCGGCGACCTCGTCGTCCCCGGCACCCCTGAAGGCGCTGATGGAGACCGCGGAGCTGGCGGAGCTGATGGGCGCCGGAGGCGTGGCGCTGTGCTTCGACGGGCGGGTGACCACGCTCGGCACGGTGCCGGACGAGGCGTCGGTGCGCCGGATCGCCGAGCTGCTGCGGCGGCCCGAGAGCCTTCCGGGGGGCAGCGCGCACCTCGCTGCCCTGGACCCGGAGCTGGCGGCGGTGGCCGAGACGGCAGCCGGGGCGCTGGTGATCGGCTCCGCGCCGGACCGCTGGCTGTGCTGGGTGCGGCCCGAGCTCCCCGAGGTCGTCGACTGGGGCGGCGACCCGACGAACAAGCAGCTCGCCCTGGCCGCGGATCCGCAGGTCCGGCTCAGCCCGCGGAAGTCCTTCGAGAAGTGGCAGCAGGTGGTGCGCGGGCACAGCGCGGGCTGGCGGCCCTGGCACCTCGACAACGCCGTCGCGCTCGCCAGCCACCTGGCGAGCCTGCTGTACGTCAACTCCCGCGAGCAGGTCGGCTTGGCCGAGTCGCTGCAGCGCAGCGTGATCCCGGCCGAGCCGCCCCGGGTCCCCGGTCTGGAGCTCGCGGCCCGCTACCTACCGGCATCGACGTTCCAGCTGGGTGGCGACTGGTGGGACGCCTTCGAGCTGCCCGGCGGCCGGATGGCCTTCGTGGTCGGGGACGTCGCCGGCCACGGCGTCGCGGCCGCGACGACGATGACCCAGCTGCGAGCCGCGGTCCGGGCCCACCTGTTCGGCGACGAGTCGCCGGCGGTCGTCCTGGACCGCACCGATCGCTTCATGGACGGTCTGTTCGAGCAGATCATCGCCACCGCGATCGTCGGCACCGTCGAGCCCGCGACCGGCCGGATGGTCCTCGCCGCGGCCGGTCACCCCCCGCCGTTCCTGATCGTGGACGGGGTGGCGAGCGAGCTGCACGTCGCCACCCGTCCGGTGCTCGGCCTCGGGGTCTCGGGTGCGGTCGAGACCGAGCTGGTCCTCGCGCCCGGTTCGACGCTGCTGCTCTACACCGACGGGCTCATCGAGCGGCGCGGGGTCGACCTCGGGACCTCCCTGGCCATGCTCGCCGACCTCGCCGGCGGGGGCCCGGACGGCGCCGGCATGGAGGCGTGGGTCGACGGCATGCTGCTCGCCGCCCCGGGTGCCCGCGACGACGACACGACCGTGCTGGCGATCAGGCTCGGTCCGGCAGGCTGA